A single genomic interval of Malania oleifera isolate guangnan ecotype guangnan chromosome 11, ASM2987363v1, whole genome shotgun sequence harbors:
- the LOC131168057 gene encoding uncharacterized protein LOC131168057, producing the protein MDRAKEAIAKAFVEREDKFKEAFEIIDTRWGCQLHQPLHAAAHYLNPEFFYSNPNILQDEEIMSGLYKCIGRLLPTIEMQDKVSNELEKYNAASGVFGISLAVRQRKTKAPAQWWMAYGSTTPNLQKFAVKILSLTCSATGCERNWSIFQHLHSKRRNRLSQQCLNDLVFVKYNRTLRHRYDKRDTIDPILLKDIDDSIEWLIGRMDGDSDEDDELVFEDDNLAWDSVARAAGLNNSPHHTRSRISTNMPSSFKGRGRASSSSATSARGRTTMLELVDEDEIQVDSAEETEEEKDVGENSSDDEEEDDDIFTDLVDDE; encoded by the exons atggatagggctaaggaagccatagctaaggcttttgttgagagagaggataaattcaaggaggcatttgaaattattgatacgaggtggggatgtcaactccatcaaccgttgcatgcagctgcacactacttgaatccagaatttttctattcaaaccccaacattttgcaagatgaagaaattatgtcgggtttgtacaaatgtattggaaggttactgccaactattgaaatgcaagataaagtttcaaatgagttggaaaaatacaatgccgctagtggcgtctttggaattagtttggcagtgagacaaaggaagacaaaagcaccag cgcaatggtggatggcatatggatcaacaactccaaacttgcaaaagtttgctgtgaaaattcttagcctcacgtgtagtgctaccggctgcgaaagaaattggagcatattccaacat cttcatagcaaaaggagaaataggctatcccagcaatgcttgaatgatttggtatttgtgaaatataatcgaactctGAGGCATCGATACGACAaacgtgacaccattgatcccatcctcctaaaggacattgatgatagtattgagtggttgattggtaggatggatggtgattctgatgaggatgatgaacttgtgtttgaagatgataatttGGCTTGGGATTCTGTTGCTAGAGCTGCTGGACTAAATAACTCcccgcatcacactagatcaagaataagtacaaatATGCCATCATCATTTAAAGGAAGAGGAAGGGCTTCATCTAGTAGTGCAACCAGTGCTAGGGGTcggaccacaatgttggaacttgtagatgaggatgaaatccaagtggatagtgcagaggagacggaagaggaaaaagatgttggagaaaacagttctgatgatgaagaggaagatgatgatatcttcaccgacttagttgatgatgagtga